The following are from one region of the Gemmatimonadales bacterium genome:
- a CDS encoding alanyl-tRNA editing protein, with translation MTERLYYHDARLLEFTARVIEHAGDALHVVLDRTAFYPTSGGQPHDIGMLGAARVVDVTDDGDRVIHVTDVEVPLGEIAGRIDAERRIDHMQQHTAQHLLSAIAADRFGWETMSVHFGADHSTIEFGSANPGVDQLRTLERAANEAVARALPVTVTLEDAAAAAAAGLRKPSDRTGAVRVISIEQLDRSACGGTHVGSTSEIGAILLLDVERIRGHARVGFVAGERVLAHARRASLHLARLAADLGSSVAEAPEILPAKLAELRALRDRVATLERELASARLAALHAAADIDSSGIRTILVEGTDEPASMIRAMAQGVAALDQTRFVATLATPPTIFFATSADTGLDAGALLKRALGPVGGRGGGSPRLAQGTAPSADTLDQVRRDLVGETG, from the coding sequence GTGACCGAGCGTCTCTACTACCACGACGCCCGGCTGCTCGAGTTCACCGCTCGCGTGATCGAACACGCCGGCGATGCGCTGCATGTCGTGCTCGACCGGACCGCGTTCTACCCGACGTCCGGTGGCCAGCCCCACGATATCGGCATGCTCGGCGCCGCGCGGGTCGTCGATGTCACCGACGACGGCGACCGGGTGATTCACGTGACCGACGTCGAGGTCCCCCTCGGCGAGATCGCAGGCCGGATCGACGCGGAGCGGCGCATTGATCACATGCAGCAGCACACCGCGCAGCATCTCCTCTCTGCGATCGCTGCCGACCGCTTCGGCTGGGAGACGATGTCGGTCCATTTCGGCGCCGATCATTCGACGATCGAGTTCGGTTCTGCGAATCCCGGCGTCGATCAGCTGCGGACGCTCGAGCGTGCGGCCAACGAAGCAGTGGCCCGGGCGCTGCCGGTGACAGTCACCCTGGAGGACGCGGCCGCAGCGGCGGCGGCCGGATTGCGCAAGCCGTCGGATCGCACCGGAGCGGTTCGCGTGATCTCGATCGAGCAACTCGATCGCAGCGCCTGCGGTGGGACGCACGTCGGATCGACCAGCGAGATCGGCGCGATCCTCCTCCTCGACGTCGAGCGGATCCGAGGTCACGCCCGGGTGGGGTTCGTCGCGGGAGAACGAGTGCTTGCCCATGCGCGCCGCGCCTCGTTGCACCTCGCGCGGCTTGCCGCCGACCTCGGATCATCGGTTGCGGAGGCCCCGGAGATCCTGCCAGCGAAGTTGGCCGAACTCCGTGCGCTGCGCGATCGGGTCGCGACCCTCGAACGCGAGCTCGCATCGGCGCGTCTTGCGGCACTTCACGCCGCGGCCGACATCGATTCCTCCGGCATTCGCACCATTCTGGTCGAAGGTACGGATGAGCCCGCGTCGATGATCCGCGCGATGGCGCAGGGCGTCGCTGCCCTCGACCAGACACGCTTCGTCGCCACACTCGCGACACCGCCAACGATCTTTTTCGCAACCAGCGCCGACACCGGCCTCGACGCCGGCGCCCTCCTCAAGCGCGCGCTCGGTCCCGTGGGCGGGCGCGGCGGCGGTTCGCCCCGCCTGGCGCAAGGAACGGCACCATCGGCCGACACTCTCGATCAGGTACGACGCGACCTCGTGGGAGAGACTGGATGA